One part of the Eucalyptus grandis isolate ANBG69807.140 chromosome 10, ASM1654582v1, whole genome shotgun sequence genome encodes these proteins:
- the LOC120288995 gene encoding uncharacterized protein LOC120288995 translates to MFVALRSLDDGRLPASMWTIQTCNICEISFNYADNCLLYLNDLDRCVSSLDSPKVTNEYCITTFEVRQADFQGSLCDLPELTRKTWFQGTQWALAKPEHTRAL, encoded by the exons ATGTTTGTTGCCTTGAGGTCTCTGGATGATGGGCGGCTTCCAGCCAGTATGTGGACAATCCAAACCTGCAATATTTGCGAAATCTCCTTTAACTATGCAGATAATTGCTTGCTATATTTGAATGATCTGGATCGCTGCGTCTCTTCTTTAGATTCCCCAAAAGTTACCAATGAGTACTGCATCACAACTTTTGAAGTTCGCCAAGCAGACTTTCAAG GATCACTTTGTGACTTGCCAGAACTTACAAGGAAAACATGGTTTCAAGGGACACAGTGGGCTCTCGCGAAG CCAGAGCACACGAGAGCACTGTAG
- the LOC104423102 gene encoding proline-rich receptor-like protein kinase PERK1: MFLADDPSQGPTSSEQFSTTDMGSARPSVPPPGNALSLSQSTFTYEELEIATDGFSNVNLLGQGGFGYVHKGMLSSGKVVAIKQLKAGSGQGEREFQAEVDIISRIHHRHLVSLVGYCISGAQRILVYEFVPNGTLEFHLHGKDRPTMAWPTRMKIALGFARGLAYLHEDCNPKIIHRDIKGSNILLDFNFEAKVADFGLAKIAFDTDTHVSTRVMGTFGYLAPEYASSGKLTNKSDVFSFGVVLLELITGRRPIDKSRPFVEDSMVDWAKPLLTQALEDGKFDAVVDPKLHKDYATEEMTRMIACAAACTHHSARHRPRMTQVVRALEGYLSPSDLNEGIVPGHSIAYSPHGSSDYDTSQYQEDLKKFRMMALESQEQATSEYSGLTSEYGLHPSSSSSGFQQTTQEMD; the protein is encoded by the exons ATGTTCCTTGCAGATGACCCTTCTCAAGGTCCGACTTCTTCTGAACAGTTCTCAACAACAGATATGGGTTCAGCAAGACCTTCAGTACCACCTCCCGGCAATGCATTAAGTCTTTCGCAGAGTACATTCACGTATGAAGAGCTAGAAATAGCAACAGATGGTTTCTCCAATGTCAACCTACTCGGGCAAGGTGGTTTTGGCTATGTTCATAAGGGAATGCTTTCGAGTGGGAAAGTAGTTGCAATCAAGCAGTTAAAAGCTGGAAGTGGACAAGGGGAGAGAGAATTTCAAGCAGAGGTTGACATCATCAGCCGCATCCATCACAGACACCTTGTTTCCCTTGTTGGTTACTGCATTTCTGGTGCTCAGAGAATTCTTGTATATGAGTTTGTTCCAAATGGCACGCTGGAATTTCATTTGCATG GGAAGGATCGCCCAACTATGGCTTGGCCTACGAGAATGAAGATTGCTTTAGGTTTTGCAAGAGGGTTGGCATATTTGCATGAGGATT GTAATCCCAAAATTATTCACCGTGACATCAAGGGTTCTAATATTCTTCTAGACTTCAATTTTGAGGCAAAG GTTGCAGATTTTGGACTTGCTAAGATTGCTTTTGATACAGATACTCATGTATCGACTCGAGTAATGGGAACTTTTGG TTACCTGGCTCCAGAGTATGCCTCCAGTGGGAAGCTCACTAACAAATCggatgtcttttcttttggagttgTGCTTCTAGAGTTGATAACCGGGCGTCGTCCAATTGACAAGAGTCGACCCTTTGTTGAAGATAGCATGGTTGATTGG GCAAAACCTTTGCTCACACAAGCCTTAGAAGATGGCAAATTTGATGCCGTTGTTGATCCAAAATTGCACAAGGATTATGCTACCGAGGAAATGACTCGGATGATTGCTTGTGCTGCTGCTTGCACTCATCATTCTGCACGACACCGTCCACGAATGACACAG GTTGTTCGAGCATTGGAAGGATACCTCTCTCCGAGCGATTTAAATGAAGGAATTGTGCCCGGACATAGCATAGCATATAGTCCTCATGGAAGCTCAGATTATGACACCAGTCAATACCAGGAGGATTTAAAGAAATTTAGGATGATGGCCTTGGAAAGCCAAGAACAAGCCACGAGCGAGTATAGTGGCCTCACAAGTGAGTACGGCCTTCATCCATCCAGCTCAAGCAGTGGGTTTCAACAGACTACCCAAGAGATGGACTAG
- the LOC104424176 gene encoding proline-rich receptor-like protein kinase PERK1, protein MGSARPSIPAPGMALSLSQSTFTYEELKIATDGFSNVNLLGQGGFGYVHKGVLSSGRVVAIKQLKAGSGQGEREFQAEVDIISCIHHRHLVSLVGYCISGAQRILVYEFVPNGTLESHLHGKDRPTMAWPTRMKIALGSTRGLAYLHEDCNPKIIHRDIKGSNILLDFNFEAKVADFGLAKIAFDTDTHVSTRVMGTFSYLAPEYASSGKLTDKSDVFSFGVVLLELITGRRPIDKTRPFVEDSMVDWARLEDGKFDAIVDPKLHKDYATEEMTRTIACAAACVCHSARHRPRMTQVVRALEGYLSLSDLNEGIVPGHSIAYSPHGSSDDDTSQYQEDLKKFRMMALESQEQATSEYSGLTSEYGLHPSSSSSGFQQTTQEMDLGKMAEDGRIANEGSEY, encoded by the exons ATGGGTTCAGCAAGACCTTCAATACCAGCTCCCGGCATGGCATTAAGTCTTTCGCAGAGTACATTCACGTATGAAGAGCTAAAAATAGCAACAGATGGTTTCTCCAATGTCAACCTACTCGGGCAAGGTGGTTTTGGCTATGTTCATAAGGGAGTGCTTTCGAGTGGGAGAGTAGTTGCAATCAAGCAGTTAAAAGCTGGAAGTggacaaggagagagagaatttcaagCGGAGGTTGACATCATCAGCTGCATCCATCACAGACACCTTGTTTCCCTTGTTGGTTACTGCATTTCTGGTGCTCAGAGAATTCTTGTATATGAGTTCGTTCCAAATGGCACACTGGAATCTCATTTGCATG GGAAGGATCGCCCAACTATGGCTTGGCCTACAAGAATGAAGATTGCTTTAGGTTCTACAAGAGGGTTGGCATATTTACATGAGGACT GTAATCCCAAAATTATTCATCGTGACATCAAGGGTTCTAATATTCTTCTAGACTTCAATTTTGAGGCAAAG GTTGCAGATTTTGGACTTGCAAAGATTGCTTTTGATACAGATACTCATGTATCGACTCGAGTAATGGGAACTTTCAG CTACTTGGCTCCGGAGTATGCCTCCAGTGGGAAGCTCACTGACAAATCggatgtcttttcttttggagttgTGCTTCTAGAGTTGATAACCGGGCGTCGTCCAATTGACAAGACTCGACCCTTTGTTGAAGATAGCATGGTTGATTGG GCAAGGCTAGAAGATGGCAAATTTGATGCCATTGTTGATCCAAAATTGCACAAGGATTACGCTACCGAGGAAATGACTCGGACGATTGCGTGTGCTGCTGCTTGCGTTTGTCATTCTGCACGACACCGTCCACGAATGACACAG GTTGTTCGAGCATTGGAAGGATACCTCTCTCTGAGCGATTTAAATGAAGGAATTGTGCCCGGACATAGCATAGCATATAGTCCTCATGGAAGCTCAGATGATGACACCAGTCAATACCAGGAGGATTTAAAGAAATTTAGGATGATGGCCTTGGAAAGCCAAGAACAAGCCACAAGCGAGTATAGTGGCCTCACAAGTGAGTATGGCCTTCATCCATCCAGCTCAAGCAGTGGGTTTCAACAGACTACCCAAGAGATGGACTTGGGGAAAATGGCAGAGGATGGTCGTATTGCTAATGAAGGCTCGGAGTATTAA